The genomic interval CGTCTCCTCGCGATGTGATCGGACATGTCCCGCTCGATGCGCCTGACCATCGTCCCGAAGCGACAGTGAGTCAAGCGGTATTCTGGGTGGCCCCTTGTATGGGGCCGCGGGGACGGGATCGACCAGTTGTATAGCGCCCGCGCGCAAGAGGCAACGGTATGCCACGCGAGCGGGAACGTTCCGCTTCGAGCGCCGGCTTCGCCGGCGCAATCTGTCGGGGGGAGGTTCGGAAGGGGGCGAAGCCCCCCTCCGAGTTAGAGCGGCTGGAAGCGCGTGCGCCCGCCGGGGGCGACGATGCGCCCCGCCACCGGGAAATGAGCGGCGAGCACGATGACGTCGGCATCCGCGTGGCGCTCGAGAAAGCCGCGGCGGGTCTTGCGGGCGAGATCCGCATCAACGCAGAAGCGGCTGTTCCACGCGGGCTCGGCGACCTGGATGGGCCGGTGCATCATGTCGCCGGTGAAGATGGCCTCGCCCGCCGGGGTGGTCAGCCGCACGCACACATGGGCGGGCGTGTGGCCGGGGGCCGGCTCGAGCCGGAGCCGGTCGTCGATCACGTGGTCGCTCGCCACCAGGTCGGCCACGCCCGCCTCCACGACAGGAATCACGCTGTCGTCGATCAGGCCGAACTCTTCCCGGCCCGTCTCGCCCTCGCGCTTCCAGAACTCGAACTCCTCGCCCACGATGATGTAGCGGGCGCGCGGGAAGGTGGGCACCCACCGGCCGCCCTCGAGCCGCGTGTTCCACCCGACGTGATCCACATGCAGGTGCGTGCAGATCACCATGTCCACGCCCTCGGGCTTGACCCCGGCGGCGGCGAGGTCCGAGAGATACGTCCCCCGGCGCATGTGCCACGCCGGGACGCCGTTGCGCGGCTTGTCGTTGCCCACGCAGGTATCGATGACCACCGTGTGCCACGGCGTGCGCAGCACGTAGGACTGGATGCAGGCCTTGTGGACGCCCGTGGCAGGGTCGAGCAGCTCGGGTCCCATCCAGTCCCGCTGCGCGGCGATCCGCTCGGGCGTCGACTCCGGCAGCATGGCACCGATCTCGAAGGACGAGCGATCGAGCTCGACCACCTTGGTCACGGTGACGTCGCCGATCTTGAGCGCGGTCATTTCTTTTCCTCGGGGTCGGGCCCGACCATGGTCTCGGGCCGCACGACGCGGTCGAACTGCTCGGGGGTGACGTGGCCCAGCTCGAGGGCGGCCTCGCGCAGGGTCATCCCCTTGTGGTGGGCGTGCTTGGCGATCTCCGCCGCCTTGTCGTAGCCGATGTGGGGGGCAAGCGCGGTCACGAGCATGAGCGATTCGCCCACGTGGCGGCCGATCCGCTCGCGGTCGGGCTCGATGCCCTCCGCGCAGTGCTCGCGGAAGGAGTCGCACGCGTCGGCCAGGAGGAGAATCGAGCGCAGCACGTTGTGGATGATGAGCGGCTTGAAGACGTTCAGCTCGAAGTTGCCGGAGGCGCCGCCAATGGTCACGGCCACGTCGTTGCCGATCACCTGGGCGCAGACCATGGTCATGGCCTCGCTCTGAGTCGGATTGACCTTGCCGGGCATGATGCTGCTCCCGGGCTCGTTCTCGGGGATGCGCAGCTCCCCCAGCCCGGCGCGCGGACCCGAGGCGAGCCAGCGGACATCGTTGGCGATCTTCATCAGCGAGGTGGCCAGGGTCTTGAGCGCGCCGCTCGCGAACACGAGCGGCTCGTGGGAGGCCAGGGCCTGGAACTTGTTGGGCGCGCTCGTGAACGGCAGCCCGGTGAGGGCGGCCAGGCGCGCCGCCACCTTCTCCCCGAAGCCAGCGGGGGCATTGAGACCGGTGCCGACGGCGGTGCCGCCGATGGCCAGCGGATAGAGGAAGGGCAGCGTGGCGCGCATGGCGGCGAGACACTGGTCGAGCATGGCCACCCAGCCGGAGATCTCCTGCCCGAGAGTCAGCGGCGTGGCATCTTGAAGGTGTGTGCGGCCGATCTTGACGAGGTCGGCAAAGGCGCGCGCCTTGTCGTCGAGGACATGGCGGAGCCGCTCCACCGCGGGGATCAGCCGCCCGACGATCTCCTGCACCGCGGCCACGTGCATGGCCGTGGGGAACGTGTCGTTGGAGGACTGGGAGCGGTTGACGTGGTCATTCGGGTGCACGGGCTTCTTCGAGCCCATCTGGCCGCCCAGCAGCTCGATGGCCCGATTGCCGATCACCTCGTTGGCGTTCATGTTGCTCTGGGTGCCGCTGCCTGTCTGCCAGACCACCAACGGGAAGTGGTCGTCGAGCTTGCCCGCGATCACCTCGTCGGCGGCCTGCACGATGGCGGACGCGACGTCCTTGGGCAGGAGTCCGAGCTCGGCGTTCACCTCGGCGGCGGCGCGCTTGAGCAGGCCGAAGGCCCGGATCATCTCGGGCGGGAAGCGCTCTCCGGCGATCTTGAAGTGCTCGAGCGAGCGCTGGGTCTGCGCGCCCCAGTAGCGGTCCGCGGGCACCTCGACGGCGCCCATGCTGTCCGTCTCTCGTCTCGTCGTCATGTCACCTGGGCTCCTGCCGATCGAGTCAATGTGCGATTCCGCGCCCCTCACCCTGCCCTCTCCCCAGACGGGAGAGGAATTGAGGAGAGCTCTTGAAACGGATGTCCTGAAGCGAGATCAATTGGGTCACTCGATCACCTCGTCGGCTCGCAACAGCAGCGACGGTGGGATTGTGAGTCCGAGCGCCTTCGCAGTCCTGTTGTTGATGACCAACTCGAACCGCGTTGCCTGTCGCAGCGGCAACTCACTCGGCCGAGCGCCA from Candidatus Methylomirabilota bacterium carries:
- a CDS encoding MBL fold metallo-hydrolase, which gives rise to MTALKIGDVTVTKVVELDRSSFEIGAMLPESTPERIAAQRDWMGPELLDPATGVHKACIQSYVLRTPWHTVVIDTCVGNDKPRNGVPAWHMRRGTYLSDLAAAGVKPEGVDMVICTHLHVDHVGWNTRLEGGRWVPTFPRARYIIVGEEFEFWKREGETGREEFGLIDDSVIPVVEAGVADLVASDHVIDDRLRLEPAPGHTPAHVCVRLTTPAGEAIFTGDMMHRPIQVAEPAWNSRFCVDADLARKTRRGFLERHADADVIVLAAHFPVAGRIVAPGGRTRFQPL
- the fumC gene encoding class II fumarate hydratase; translation: MTTRRETDSMGAVEVPADRYWGAQTQRSLEHFKIAGERFPPEMIRAFGLLKRAAAEVNAELGLLPKDVASAIVQAADEVIAGKLDDHFPLVVWQTGSGTQSNMNANEVIGNRAIELLGGQMGSKKPVHPNDHVNRSQSSNDTFPTAMHVAAVQEIVGRLIPAVERLRHVLDDKARAFADLVKIGRTHLQDATPLTLGQEISGWVAMLDQCLAAMRATLPFLYPLAIGGTAVGTGLNAPAGFGEKVAARLAALTGLPFTSAPNKFQALASHEPLVFASGALKTLATSLMKIANDVRWLASGPRAGLGELRIPENEPGSSIMPGKVNPTQSEAMTMVCAQVIGNDVAVTIGGASGNFELNVFKPLIIHNVLRSILLLADACDSFREHCAEGIEPDRERIGRHVGESLMLVTALAPHIGYDKAAEIAKHAHHKGMTLREAALELGHVTPEQFDRVVRPETMVGPDPEEKK